From Mus musculus strain C57BL/6J chromosome 17, GRCm38.p6 C57BL/6J, the proteins below share one genomic window:
- the Cdkl4 gene encoding cyclin-dependent kinase-like 4 isoform X2, with the protein MEKYEKLAKIGEGSYGVVFKCRNKSSGQVVAIKKFVESEDDRVVRKIALREIRMLKLKHPNLVNLIEVFRRKRKMHLVFEYCDHTLLNELERNPNGVSDGVIKSVLWQTLQALNFCHKHNCIHRDVKPENILITKQGMIKICDFGFARILIPGDAYTDYVATRWYRAPELLVGDTKYGSSVDVWAVGCVFAELLTGQPLWPGKSDVDQLYLIIRTLGKLIPRHQSIFRSNQFFRGISIPEPEDMETLEEKFSNVQPVALSFMKGCLKMNPDERLTCAQLLDSAYFESFQEDQMKRKARSEGRSRRRQQNQLLPLIPGSHISPTPDGRKQVVQLKFDHLPNI; encoded by the exons ATGGAAAAGTATGAAAAGCTAGCTAAGATCGGAGAAGGGTCTTATGGCGTTGTATTCAAGTGCAGAAACAAATCTTCTGGACAAGTAGTAGCGATCAAAAAATTCGTGGAATCTGAAGATGATCGTGTCGTTAGGAAAATAGCCCTGCGGGAAATCCGTATGCTGAAG TTGAAACACCCAAACCTCGTGAACCTCATCGAGGTgttcagaagaaagagaaagatgcaTCTAGTTTTTGAGTACTGTGATCACACACTGTTAAACGAGCTGGAGAGAAACCCAAACGG AGTTTCTGATGGAGTGATTAAAAGTGTGCTATGGCAAACCCTTCAAGCCCTTAACTTCTGTCACAAGCACAAT TGTATTCATCGGGATGTAAAACCTGAAAACATCCTAATAACCAAGCAAGGGATGATAAAGATTTGTGACTTTGGATTTGCACGAATTCTAA TTCCAGGAGACGCCTACACAGACTATGTTGCCACCAGGTGGTACCGAGCCCCCGAACTTCTCGTGGGAGACACGAAGTACGGTTCCTCTGTAGACGTGTGGGCCGTCGGCTGTGTTTTTGCAGAGCTCCTGACGGGTCAGCCACTCTGGCCGGGAAAATCCGACGTGGACCAGCTTTACCTGATCATCAGGACGTTGG GGAAGCTGATTCCAAGACACCAGTCTATCTTTAGGAGTAACCAGTTTTTCCGCGGCATCAGCATACCTGAACCAGAGGACATG GAGACTCTtgaagaaaaattctcaaatgtTCAGCCTGTGGCTTTAAGTTTCATGAAG GGATGCCTGAAGATGAATCCTGATGAGAGGCTGACCTGTGCCCAGCTGCTGGACAGTGCCTACTTTGAGTCTTTTCAAGAGgatcaaatgaaaagaaaagcccGCAGTGAGGGGAGAAGCCGAAGGCGCCAGCAG
- the Cdkl4 gene encoding cyclin-dependent kinase-like 4 produces the protein MEKYEKLAKIGEGSYGVVFKCRNKSSGQVVAIKKFVESEDDRVVRKIALREIRMLKQLKHPNLVNLIEVFRRKRKMHLVFEYCDHTLLNELERNPNGVSDGVIKSVLWQTLQALNFCHKHNCIHRDVKPENILITKQGMIKICDFGFARILIPGDAYTDYVATRWYRAPELLVGDTKYGSSVDVWAVGCVFAELLTGQPLWPGKSDVDQLYLIIRTLGKLIPRHQSIFRSNQFFRGISIPEPEDMETLEEKFSNVQPVALSFMKGCLKMNPDERLTCAQLLDSAYFESFQEDQMKRKARSEGRSRRRQQNQLLPLIPGSHISPTPDGRKQVVQLKFDHLPNI, from the exons ATGGAAAAGTATGAAAAGCTAGCTAAGATCGGAGAAGGGTCTTATGGCGTTGTATTCAAGTGCAGAAACAAATCTTCTGGACAAGTAGTAGCGATCAAAAAATTCGTGGAATCTGAAGATGATCGTGTCGTTAGGAAAATAGCCCTGCGGGAAATCCGTATGCTGAAG CAGTTGAAACACCCAAACCTCGTGAACCTCATCGAGGTgttcagaagaaagagaaagatgcaTCTAGTTTTTGAGTACTGTGATCACACACTGTTAAACGAGCTGGAGAGAAACCCAAACGG AGTTTCTGATGGAGTGATTAAAAGTGTGCTATGGCAAACCCTTCAAGCCCTTAACTTCTGTCACAAGCACAAT TGTATTCATCGGGATGTAAAACCTGAAAACATCCTAATAACCAAGCAAGGGATGATAAAGATTTGTGACTTTGGATTTGCACGAATTCTAA TTCCAGGAGACGCCTACACAGACTATGTTGCCACCAGGTGGTACCGAGCCCCCGAACTTCTCGTGGGAGACACGAAGTACGGTTCCTCTGTAGACGTGTGGGCCGTCGGCTGTGTTTTTGCAGAGCTCCTGACGGGTCAGCCACTCTGGCCGGGAAAATCCGACGTGGACCAGCTTTACCTGATCATCAGGACGTTGG GGAAGCTGATTCCAAGACACCAGTCTATCTTTAGGAGTAACCAGTTTTTCCGCGGCATCAGCATACCTGAACCAGAGGACATG GAGACTCTtgaagaaaaattctcaaatgtTCAGCCTGTGGCTTTAAGTTTCATGAAG GGATGCCTGAAGATGAATCCTGATGAGAGGCTGACCTGTGCCCAGCTGCTGGACAGTGCCTACTTTGAGTCTTTTCAAGAGgatcaaatgaaaagaaaagcccGCAGTGAGGGGAGAAGCCGAAGGCGCCAGCAG